In the Chromobacterium sp. ATCC 53434 genome, TCTGTAGATTGTGTAGGGGATTGATCATGGTGGAACTCCTTGAAAGGGGTCTGAGACTCTCCTCGAATGCTATGGCGTAAAGTTAGGGTGCTTTGTTTCGTAAGCCATGGACATGGTGAGTTTCAGTGCCCATCATATTCGGCAGCGGTGGCGGCCACTGTTCGCCAGCGAACATAACCGACTGTCAATAACGACAGTTGCTATGTGCGTAAGCGCACATATCAATCGCACCCTATCGGGTTATTTTGCCACAGCCTATGCTGCGTCCCGCGCGCCAGCGCGCACGGGACCATGCCGATATGCATGCGCAGGGCAATCTTGGTTTCTTCATCAAAGGAGGCCGGATCATGGCTTGGCAGAATGATATGGAGCAATGGGCGCAACAGATACGACAGCGCAATCCGTTTGCGGCGAGATTGGTTTGGGATGACAGGCAGATCGATTTTGGCGCTTTCGAGCGGCCATTGGTGACGCTGTACGTCAGGGAAGCCTCCGCGCTGCGTTACTTGTTGTCGCCTAGCCTGGATGGTTTGGGCGAAGCTTATGTGCGTGGGGTTTTCGATGTGGAGGGCGCGCTGGATGACATCATAGACTTGGCCTATTCCTTGTCCCGTGGCAGCGACAGCCGCCTTAAGGAGATTGCCAGCTATTTCCGCCACTCGCGCAAGGCGGATCGGCAGGCCATCCAGTACCACTATGATGTGTCTGATACGTTCTACACCCTATGGCTGGACCCGCTGATGGTGTATTCCTGCGCTTATTTCGAAACCGGCGAGGAGTGCCTTGCCGAGGCGCAAGTCAAGAAAATGGATCATATCCTGACCAAGTTGAAGCTGACGCCGGGACAGACCCTGCTCGACATCGGCTGCGGCTGGGGCGGGCTGGTGATGCGGGCGGCGCAACGCTTTGGCGCGCATTGCCTGGGCATCACGCTGTCGCAGAATCAATATGAAACGGCGACAGCCAGGGTGCGCGCCGCGGGCCTGCAAGACCGCATCGAGATCCGCTTGCAGGATTATCGGGACACCCAAGGCCAATTCGATCGCATCGCCAGCGTGGGGATGTGCGAGCATGTTGGTCTCAAGGGCTTGCCGGATTACTTCAGCCGGATCCACAGCCTGCTGCGCGATGACGGGATGGCGCTGAATCACGGCATCACCCTATCCAGCGCGGATAGCCTGGAGGTGCCGTTCGGTGCTGGCCGCTTCATTGAGAAATATGTCTTCCCCGGCGGGGAGCTGCCACATATCGGAGAGGTGCTGCGCACCATGCAGCAGGGCGGGCTAGAGGCGCTGGATGTGGAAAATCTGCGCCGCCACTATGCCAAGACCTTGTCGTGCTGGACAATGAATTTTGAAAACCAGAGCGTTCGCATCCGCCAGGAAGTGGGCGAGGAGAAGTATCGTATCTGGCGGGTATATCTTTCCGGCTGCGCCTACGCTTTCCGCCATGATGTGGTGAGCATCTACCAAGTGCTCTGTCATAAGGCTGGCCGTCATGCCGATGGTTTGCCGTGGTCGCGCCAGTATATGTATGCGCATGGCGATGCAGAGGCAGCAACCATGCCCTCCCCAAACGGATGAGGCAGGATCGGTCGGGGTGGGACGGATTATTGCGAGTCGTGAACTCGCATGTAGTTGATGATGACCCGGACCTCCTTGACGCCCAGCGTCAGATCTCAGACCCGGTCAACCTCGGCCTGGGTATCCACCTGCCCGCTCAGCATGACTCGACCGTTATCGGTTTCCACTCGTATTTCGTACGAGGTCAGATCAGGATCGCGGAACAGCTCGGCTTTGACTTTGCCAGCAATCATGGCGTCCGAGACATAGCTGCTCACCTCGGTGCCTTCGGCATAGGTATCGCCCATGGTTTGCGTCGAGGCGGGCGGGTTGTCCGGCATGGTGCTGACGGTATTGCCGCGGGCGCCTGCAGAAACGGTGATCAGCGCGGCGTAGGCAAGAAACAGAGTAAAGCGGCTTGCGCGTTGCATGGATGGGGTAAGCATGATCGACTTCTTTTGCTCAACCGTAGATCGCCCCGCCTAGGGCGGAGCGATCGCTGTGTCTGATTCGCGGCCAGACAGTCAACCATTGCGGGAGCCAGTGGCGCGCTACCCTGATCCGGGATCAGCGCTCAAGCCGGCTGTCGGCGCTGAGGTTTGCTGTGACTGCGCGTTCAGGCCTTGGGTGGGGTATAGCCAGGAGGGCTTTCGTGAGCCAGCCCGGTTTGGCCGCCAGCCTGCTTGGTAGGAGCGCGCGGAGCGGCGTCGCTGGCAGGATGCTGTTGGCCGGTGGTTTGGGTGGGGCCGACGCCTGGCTTGGCGCTGTCAGCGCACGGCTTTGGGGCCGCGGCGGCATCCTTGGGGGAGGCATTCTGCTGCTTGTGCTTGTCCATGGTGACCTCTTTAGCTATCCAACTTCCCGCAGGATTGCGAGGCGTTGGCAGGCTGACTTTGGGGCTTAAGCGGGCAGATGTCGGTGCGTTATCCAACATAGATAGTAAGCCGGCTCGAAAAAACCGGTTTTGCGAATCATGGCGGCGCTGGATTGCGCTTAGGCGCGGAAGATGTCGAATGTTTCAATCTTGAGCACTCGGCGGATGGCGAAATATCTGGAGATGGCGGCGATGATCCCCACCATGCCAAAGGCCAGCGCCAGGTTCCAGAAGGTGATAATGGTCGCGTAGTTGGGCAGCTGCGAGCGGGCGAGGGTGATCAGCCGCGTGATCAGCCCTATGCCCAGGCCAAAGCCGGTGACCGCGGTGAAAGTAGCCATGAACAGAATCATCACCACCAGCTCGCCTCCTTTTTTGGCACCGATGGCCTTGAGGGTGCCGCATTTCTCCAGATTCTCCAGGATGAAGCTGTAAAACGTCTGGCCGGAGATCGACAGCCCGACGATGAGGCTGATCACCGTCATCAGGTATTGCTTGCGCTGATTGTCGATGGCGTAGTTCCAGGCGCTGGCGCGGACAGTGGTAAGTGACAAGCCTGCGTGGGTTAGCGAACAGACTGCCCTGCCACCCTCGCTCAGGATATAGCAAGGCGAGCCGGTTCTGCTGTCCGGCCGGGCAAGGAATTCAGTGCCTCCGGTTTTTTACGGCGAAGCAGCAAGTTGCCTTCGATGTTCCTGAATGGTTGCCAGCCCGCTCGTTTAGATGGGCTGAGCTGGGCACGGCGGGGCTTCGCTATGGAGACGATCATGAACTATGCAGAGCGCGATATTTACGGGGTGTACCGAGTGAAAGTCCATACGCAGTTAGCGGAGCAGGTGGAGCTGATGGCGGTGAATGAGCTGATCGGCAGCGACGTTTACAACCAGCGCAATGTGTTTCTGGGCGATATCAAGGAAATCATGCTGAACGTGAAAACGGGCTGCATCGCGTATGTGCAATTGTCGATTCGCGGATTGCTGGACCTTGACGGCAAAAGGGTGGCCGTGCCGTGGAGCGCCTTCATGTTTGATGCCGCGAATAATCGCTTGGTGGTGAGTGTGGATCGTTTGCATTTGTGGCAGGTCCCTGACATTGAAGTGCACAAGTGGCTGCATGTGAACCAGCCAACGCCTTTGCCCGACAAGGCGGCCGACTATGGCCGCGGACTCGACTAAATAATCCGGATGTGGCCCTGGCTCCCTTGCTGCAGGTTTTACAGCTTGTGGCAGCGCTGTCACGAAGAGGCGTCTGGGCTGCAATCCTATTGCCATGTCGCGCGCATTGGCCAGCCACGAGTAAGCCATACGCATCCCCACTTAGTTGGATAGCGCACAGACAGTCTGCTACCTAACATTCATGGTAAGGATGCCGACCTCTTGCAATGTCGCGGGCGGTTTGCTTCATAGGAGCATGATCATGGACCCGCTTGTTCAACACGATAGCGATGGCGACATGTTCTGGTTGCCTGAAGAAGATATCAAGTCGCTACCCGAAACCTGGTTACCGACGCGGAAGATACTGCCGGGCTCCACCGAGTACTTCAGTTTCACCACCGAGATCTACGACCCGTTTGACGAGGTGATTCTGCACGATTTGGACCAGTACGAAACGGTTGACGGCGATTGGCCGATGGATGACTGAATCAGCAGCCGGCGAGTTTGGCGCGCAACTCTAACGTTACATCCCGCGGCGGTCGGTCGCTGCCACAGTGGGTTGCGCGACAGGCGATGCCAGAACGCTTGGGCGGTTTGACCGTGCGCCACAATTCCTTTGATGGCAGGCGTAATGTGGACTGCGTTTATCTTCCAGTTTCGACGGGTGTCCGGGAGAATGCCATGTTTGAAATTGTCATTGTCACCTTGCTGATCTTGTGGGCCTTGGGTTTGTTGACGGCTTTCACAATGGGAGGCTTCATCCATATTCTTTTGTTGTTGGCAGTCGTGGCTATACTGGTGCGTTTTATCCAAGGTCGGCCGTTATAAGTGCCAAATAATGGAGTTGATCATGCCGCGCGGCGTGTCGCTTAGCCAGGCAATCATGAGACGATGGGTCCGCAGCCTGAGCGCGCAGCCATGAAGTTCCACGACTATTACGAAACGCTGGGCATTGCGCGCACCGCCACGCAGGATGAGGTCAAGCAGGCATATCGCAAGCTGGCGCGGAAATTCCATCCGGACGTCAGCAAAGAGGCCGATGCGGAGACGCGATTCAAGGAACTCGGCGAGGCCTACGCGGTATTGAAGAACCCTGAGAGGCGCGTCGCCTATGATTTGATGGGCGGCGATCTGAAAAGCGGACAGGACTTCCAGCCGCCGCCTGACTGGGACAGCGGCTTCGAGTTTCATGGCCGCGATTTCGGCGGCGGCACGGCCGATCAGGACGATTTCTTCGAGTCCTTGTTTGGCCGGCGCGCGCGCGGCGGCGGGCACCGTCATGCCCATGGTGTCGGTCGGGATCATCACGCCAAAGTGCAGATTGATCTGGAAGATGCCTACCATGGCTGCCAACGTAGCGTGGAGTTGCGCATGCCGACCCAGACTGCCGACGGCCATGTGGTGCTGCAGACGCGCACCTTGTCGGTGGCCATCCCCAAAGGCATACGGGCGGGGCAACATCTGCGCCTAGCCGGGCAGGGAGGCGCGGCGCCCGGCGGCGGGCCGGCCGGCGACTTGTATCTGGAAATCGAATTCAAGCGCCATCGGCTGTTTCGTGTCGAAGGGAGCGATGTGTTCTTGGATCTGCCGGTGTCGCCGTGGGAGGCGGCGCTTGGCGCATCCGTAGAAGCGCCCACGCCTGATGGTCCGGTTCAGCTCAAGATACCGCCGGGATCCCAGGCCGGGAAACAATTGCGCCTGAAGGGGCGAGGCATTCCCGGCGCCGTGCCGGGCGATTTATATGTGGCGCTGACGATAGTCTTGCCACCGGTGGCGGGCGAGCGGGAGCGCGCTGCCTACCAGGCCATGGCTCATGCCTTTGACTTCAATCCGCGCAGCGCGTTGAAAGGATAGCCATCATGAATCAGAACCAGCCGGCAGTGACTCAGGGCGTGGTGGTGGAGGAGCAACTGGAGCTGACGCTGCTTGAACTGTGCCAGGCCAGCCATGCCGAAGAGGCCTTTGTTATCCGCTGGGTACGGGAGGGCGCGCTGGAGCCGCAGGGCGAGTCGCCGCAGAATTGGCGTTTCCGTGGCGATGCCTTGCGGCGCGCGCGGGTGGCCTGGCGCTTGTCGTGCGATCTAGAGATCAATCCCTCTGGCGTGGCGCTGGTGCTGGATCTGCTGGACGAGCTGCAGGCCTTGCGGGCGCGTCTGGATCGGACTGGCAAGCACTAGCCAGGCATCAGCATGCGCACCACCGCGGCCCCCATCACCAGCGTTGCGATCCAAACCAGAATGGTCATAGGCCGGCTGGCGGTGTATGCCCCCATCACCGATTTTTTGGAAACCAATATGATGATCACCACCATCAAAGGCACGGCGACGACACCGTTGATGACTGCGCTCCAAAACAGCGCCTTCATCGGGCTGATCGGCGAGTACTGGATGCCGAGCCCCAGCAGCATGCTGACGGCGATGATGCTGTAAAAACCGCGAGCGTCGCGCACCTTGCGCTCCAGCCCTTCTTTCCAGCCCATCACCTCCGAGGC is a window encoding:
- a CDS encoding cyclopropane-fatty-acyl-phospholipid synthase family protein, which codes for MHAQGNLGFFIKGGRIMAWQNDMEQWAQQIRQRNPFAARLVWDDRQIDFGAFERPLVTLYVREASALRYLLSPSLDGLGEAYVRGVFDVEGALDDIIDLAYSLSRGSDSRLKEIASYFRHSRKADRQAIQYHYDVSDTFYTLWLDPLMVYSCAYFETGEECLAEAQVKKMDHILTKLKLTPGQTLLDIGCGWGGLVMRAAQRFGAHCLGITLSQNQYETATARVRAAGLQDRIEIRLQDYRDTQGQFDRIASVGMCEHVGLKGLPDYFSRIHSLLRDDGMALNHGITLSSADSLEVPFGAGRFIEKYVFPGGELPHIGEVLRTMQQGGLEALDVENLRRHYAKTLSCWTMNFENQSVRIRQEVGEEKYRIWRVYLSGCAYAFRHDVVSIYQVLCHKAGRHADGLPWSRQYMYAHGDAEAATMPSPNG
- a CDS encoding BON domain-containing protein, which translates into the protein MLTPSMQRASRFTLFLAYAALITVSAGARGNTVSTMPDNPPASTQTMGDTYAEGTEVSSYVSDAMIAGKVKAELFRDPDLTSYEIRVETDNGRVMLSGQVDTQAEVDRV
- a CDS encoding FtsX-like permease family protein, with the translated sequence MTVISLIVGLSISGQTFYSFILENLEKCGTLKAIGAKKGGELVVMILFMATFTAVTGFGLGIGLITRLITLARSQLPNYATIITFWNLALAFGMVGIIAAISRYFAIRRVLKIETFDIFRA
- a CDS encoding PRC-barrel domain-containing protein, with protein sequence MNYAERDIYGVYRVKVHTQLAEQVELMAVNELIGSDVYNQRNVFLGDIKEIMLNVKTGCIAYVQLSIRGLLDLDGKRVAVPWSAFMFDAANNRLVVSVDRLHLWQVPDIEVHKWLHVNQPTPLPDKAADYGRGLD
- a CDS encoding lmo0937 family membrane protein gives rise to the protein MPERLGGLTVRHNSFDGRRNVDCVYLPVSTGVRENAMFEIVIVTLLILWALGLLTAFTMGGFIHILLLLAVVAILVRFIQGRPL
- a CDS encoding DnaJ C-terminal domain-containing protein; this encodes MKFHDYYETLGIARTATQDEVKQAYRKLARKFHPDVSKEADAETRFKELGEAYAVLKNPERRVAYDLMGGDLKSGQDFQPPPDWDSGFEFHGRDFGGGTADQDDFFESLFGRRARGGGHRHAHGVGRDHHAKVQIDLEDAYHGCQRSVELRMPTQTADGHVVLQTRTLSVAIPKGIRAGQHLRLAGQGGAAPGGGPAGDLYLEIEFKRHRLFRVEGSDVFLDLPVSPWEAALGASVEAPTPDGPVQLKIPPGSQAGKQLRLKGRGIPGAVPGDLYVALTIVLPPVAGERERAAYQAMAHAFDFNPRSALKG
- a CDS encoding chaperone modulator CbpM, with amino-acid sequence MNQNQPAVTQGVVVEEQLELTLLELCQASHAEEAFVIRWVREGALEPQGESPQNWRFRGDALRRARVAWRLSCDLEINPSGVALVLDLLDELQALRARLDRTGKH